One segment of Variovorax sp. PAMC28562 DNA contains the following:
- a CDS encoding GNAT family N-acetyltransferase, which translates to MTEIAMRIGTATAADLDGIVALQASNQTSLGGMLSAEIARSRIEAMMQSMPMIVVRCAHRITGFLMAAPREINADLPVVQAMFNAYPGAANAYVYGPVCVAQEERGKGLAAAMFSELRRLEPGREGVLFIRGDNVASLRSHEKMGMREVGRFGLNGLDFAVFAYVG; encoded by the coding sequence ATGACTGAAATCGCAATGCGAATCGGCACAGCGACAGCGGCAGACCTCGATGGAATCGTGGCGTTGCAGGCGTCCAATCAAACCTCGCTCGGTGGCATGTTGTCGGCTGAAATTGCGCGCTCCCGCATCGAGGCGATGATGCAAAGCATGCCGATGATCGTCGTGCGGTGCGCGCACCGCATCACCGGCTTTCTCATGGCGGCACCGCGCGAGATCAATGCCGATCTGCCGGTCGTACAGGCAATGTTCAATGCCTATCCGGGTGCGGCAAATGCGTATGTCTACGGTCCGGTCTGCGTGGCGCAGGAAGAGCGCGGCAAGGGCCTCGCGGCAGCGATGTTCTCTGAGCTGCGACGCCTGGAGCCGGGGCGCGAAGGCGTTCTGTTCATTCGTGGCGACAATGTCGCGTCGCTTCGTTCTCACGAAAAAATGGGCATGCGAGAGGTCGGCAGGTTCGGCTTGAACGGACTCGATTTCGCCGTTTTTGCGTATGTCGGATAA
- a CDS encoding helix-turn-helix domain-containing protein, with the protein MDSLIAASARSLAAGDALGALKRVALRDDPPALALRGIAMAQLGDYPRARELLRRAARGFGTHEEAARARCIVAEAEVALAMRDLGSSFPSLRSLAAAATTLEARADRADTTDLGNALQARLIVARRLLLLGRLDEAADALAQLDVRALPSPFAAVAAVAELTAAELALRSLRVAQAHAALGRAQEAAARARVPALMAEVAEAQAGFDRPAARRVVAGIELTLRLDQVAALFASNALVVDACRRGLQAGDAWLPLASRPVLFVLLRALAEAWPGEVNREALIASAFRIRRPDETHRARLRVEIGRLRALVSASTQIEATARGFALRPQGAREVAVLAPPIDGDQASLVALLSDGAAWSTSALALALGASQRTVQRALAELEAEGRVRAIGQARARRWLAPPLTGFTTILLLPAALRIQ; encoded by the coding sequence ATGGACTCCCTCATAGCCGCCTCTGCGCGCTCGCTCGCTGCCGGTGACGCGCTCGGCGCCCTCAAGCGGGTGGCCCTGCGCGACGATCCGCCGGCATTGGCGCTGCGCGGCATCGCGATGGCACAACTCGGCGATTACCCCCGCGCCCGCGAACTGTTGCGACGCGCGGCGCGTGGCTTCGGCACGCATGAAGAAGCGGCACGCGCTCGTTGCATCGTCGCCGAGGCGGAGGTGGCGCTGGCGATGCGCGACCTTGGCAGCTCTTTCCCGTCTTTGCGCTCGCTGGCTGCGGCGGCGACCACCCTGGAGGCGAGAGCCGATCGCGCCGATACGACCGATCTTGGCAACGCGCTGCAGGCACGCTTGATCGTGGCGCGCAGATTGCTGTTGCTCGGTCGTCTCGACGAGGCTGCGGACGCGTTGGCACAGCTCGACGTGCGCGCTTTGCCGTCGCCTTTTGCGGCTGTCGCAGCGGTGGCAGAACTGACAGCGGCCGAGCTGGCGCTGCGTTCGCTGCGGGTGGCGCAGGCGCATGCGGCGCTCGGGCGCGCGCAAGAAGCGGCCGCGCGTGCCCGCGTGCCTGCGCTGATGGCCGAGGTCGCGGAGGCGCAAGCTGGGTTCGACCGTCCGGCCGCGCGGCGCGTTGTCGCCGGCATCGAACTGACACTGCGGCTCGACCAGGTCGCAGCGCTGTTCGCCTCGAACGCCCTGGTGGTCGACGCCTGCCGCCGCGGACTGCAGGCGGGCGATGCGTGGCTGCCACTGGCCAGCCGGCCGGTGCTGTTCGTGCTGCTGCGTGCGCTGGCTGAAGCATGGCCCGGCGAGGTGAACCGCGAAGCTCTGATCGCCAGCGCGTTTCGCATTCGGCGCCCCGACGAGACGCACCGCGCGCGGTTGCGGGTCGAGATCGGCCGTCTGCGCGCGCTGGTGAGCGCATCGACGCAGATCGAGGCCACGGCGCGCGGCTTCGCGCTTCGACCACAGGGCGCGCGCGAGGTTGCCGTGCTGGCACCGCCCATCGATGGCGACCAGGCGTCGCTGGTGGCGTTGCTGTCCGATGGCGCGGCATGGTCGACGTCAGCACTTGCGCTGGCTTTAGGCGCCAGCCAGCGCACCGTGCAGCGCGCGCTGGCCGAGCTCGAAGCCGAGGGCAGGGTGCGCGCCATCGGCCAGGCGCGGGCGCGCCGCTGGCTGGCGCCGCCGCTGACCGGATTCACGACGATCTTGTTACTCCCCGCTGCGCTGCGGATTCAATAA